From a region of the Nitrospirota bacterium genome:
- a CDS encoding helix-turn-helix domain-containing protein — protein sequence MEYDWPGNIRELKNIIERSVILQKGDVMRPSELLGKAASAAPNSENKGGDEAIAPLSEMERNYIKHALERLSGNYTRAAKALGISLSTLKRKIKEYGLK from the coding sequence ATGGAGTACGACTGGCCGGGCAATATCAGGGAGCTGAAGAACATCATCGAGCGGTCCGTTATCCTCCAGAAGGGCGATGTCATGCGGCCTTCGGAGCTCCTCGGCAAGGCCGCCTCTGCAGCGCCGAACAGCGAGAACAAGGGAGGCGACGAGGCGATCGCTCCCCTCAGCGAGATGGAGCGGAATTACATAAAACACGCGCTCGAGCGCCTTTCGGGTAATTATACCCGCGCAGCGAAAGCGCTCGGCATATCCCTCTCGACGCTCAAGCGAAAGATCAAGGAATACGGCCTGAAATGA